The Pantoea sp. At-9b genome includes a window with the following:
- a CDS encoding alpha-E domain-containing protein translates to MLSRTASGLYWMARYLERAEQLARVLDVTNRLSLMPVRNSHGDELLLPLNLTGTRQLFETLNGRFTMPQLFNFFALDERNPSSIFSCWQSAWNNAHAVRGSLSSEVWESINSTWIEMRKMRRRGITSANADSFFDWVKERSHLFRGAMFGTLLRGDAMSFIRLGTLMERADGSTRLLSVNQQLLEQHPDSVREYYCLDTLLRAVSAREAYNAIFKQQLMPDLVNEMLILRSESPRSLHSCIEEIANQLEQIGSSGEDRPRYLATVLLAEMRFSTWESLTRDGLNHWLNHFLENINALADSINHTYLEAK, encoded by the coding sequence ATGCTAAGCCGCACGGCCAGTGGCCTCTATTGGATGGCGCGCTATCTGGAGCGCGCGGAACAACTCGCCAGGGTATTGGATGTGACGAACCGGCTGTCGCTGATGCCGGTGCGTAACAGTCACGGTGATGAGCTGCTGTTGCCGCTCAACCTCACGGGCACGCGTCAGCTGTTTGAAACCCTTAACGGGCGTTTCACCATGCCGCAGTTGTTTAACTTTTTTGCCCTTGACGAGCGCAACCCCAGCAGCATTTTCAGCTGCTGGCAATCAGCGTGGAACAACGCCCACGCGGTGCGCGGTAGCCTCTCCTCAGAGGTATGGGAAAGCATCAACTCGACTTGGATCGAGATGCGCAAAATGCGTCGTCGCGGGATCACCAGCGCCAATGCCGACAGCTTTTTCGACTGGGTAAAAGAACGTTCTCACCTGTTTCGCGGGGCGATGTTTGGCACCCTGCTGCGTGGCGATGCCATGAGCTTTATCCGTCTCGGCACGCTGATGGAACGCGCTGACGGCAGTACCCGTCTGCTGAGCGTCAATCAGCAATTGCTGGAGCAGCACCCCGATTCGGTGCGTGAATATTATTGCCTCGACACCCTGCTGCGCGCGGTGTCCGCGCGCGAGGCGTATAACGCGATTTTCAAACAACAACTGATGCCGGATCTGGTCAATGAAATGCTGATTCTGCGCAGCGAAAGCCCACGATCCTTGCACTCCTGCATCGAGGAGATCGCTAACCAACTGGAGCAGATCGGCAGCAGCGGCGAAGATCGTCCGCGCTATCTCGCCACAGTACTGCTGGCTGAGATGCGCTTCAGCACCTGGGAGAGCCTGACGCGTGACGGCCTGAACCACTGGCTGAACCATTTCCTTGAGAACATCAACGCCTTGGCAGACAGCATCAATCACACGTATTTGGAGGCAAAATGA
- a CDS encoding circularly permuted type 2 ATP-grasp protein, with product MKESYQIASHFYDEMLLSDGQHRAHYQHYWEWLQAADKEAVARKREEAELLFHRVGITFNVYGEDGGAERLIPFDSVPRIIPASEWAMLDRGIRQRVQALNAFLHDIYHQQHILKAGIIPAEQVLVNDQYQPCMQGVDLHRNIYAHIVGVDMVRNNDGEYYVLEDNLRTPSGVSYMLENRKMMMRLYPELFAEQHVAPVERYPSHLLQTLRESSPVNDPVVVVLTPGRFNSAYFEHSFLAQQMGVELVESADLFVKDGAVMMRTTAGPCKVDVIYRRVDDAFLDPLAFRPDSMLGVPGLLSVYRAGNVVLANAIGTGVADDKSIYPYVPDMIRFYLDEDPILNNVPTWQCRNPKDLSYVLANLDQMVVKEVHGAGGYGMLIGPVASQQELSDFRARLQARPDNYIAQNTLSLSTCPTFIDNGLAPRHIDLRPFALCGADIRLVPGGLTRVALTEGSLVVNSSQGGGTKDTWVLEDDASC from the coding sequence ATGAAAGAAAGCTACCAGATAGCATCACACTTCTATGATGAGATGTTGCTGAGCGACGGCCAACACCGCGCTCACTATCAGCACTACTGGGAATGGTTGCAAGCGGCGGACAAAGAGGCAGTGGCGCGTAAACGCGAAGAGGCGGAACTTTTGTTTCATCGCGTTGGCATCACCTTCAACGTCTATGGTGAGGACGGTGGCGCAGAGCGCCTGATTCCGTTCGACAGCGTGCCGCGCATTATTCCTGCCAGCGAATGGGCAATGCTCGATCGCGGTATTCGACAACGGGTGCAAGCCCTCAACGCCTTCCTGCACGATATCTACCATCAACAGCACATCCTGAAGGCGGGCATCATTCCTGCCGAACAGGTGCTGGTCAACGATCAGTACCAACCTTGTATGCAAGGTGTTGATCTACATCGTAATATCTATGCGCATATCGTCGGCGTGGATATGGTGCGCAATAACGATGGCGAATATTACGTACTGGAAGATAACCTGCGCACGCCGTCTGGCGTCTCCTATATGTTGGAGAACCGTAAGATGATGATGCGCCTCTACCCGGAGTTATTTGCCGAGCAACATGTCGCGCCGGTGGAGCGTTATCCGTCGCATCTGTTGCAGACGTTACGTGAAAGCTCGCCGGTGAACGATCCGGTGGTGGTGGTGCTGACGCCAGGCCGTTTCAACAGCGCCTATTTCGAACACAGCTTCCTGGCGCAGCAGATGGGTGTCGAGCTGGTGGAGAGCGCCGATCTGTTTGTCAAAGATGGCGCGGTGATGATGCGCACCACCGCCGGGCCATGCAAGGTGGATGTGATCTATCGGCGAGTGGATGATGCCTTCCTCGATCCGCTGGCGTTCCGTCCGGACTCAATGCTTGGCGTGCCGGGATTGCTGTCGGTGTACCGCGCCGGGAATGTGGTGCTGGCGAATGCCATCGGCACCGGGGTGGCGGATGACAAATCGATCTACCCTTATGTGCCGGATATGATCCGGTTTTACCTCGACGAAGATCCGATCCTCAACAACGTGCCCACATGGCAATGCCGTAACCCCAAAGATCTCTCCTACGTGCTGGCCAACCTCGATCAAATGGTGGTGAAAGAGGTGCACGGCGCAGGTGGCTACGGCATGTTAATTGGCCCGGTGGCGAGCCAGCAGGAGCTGAGCGACTTCCGTGCCCGTCTCCAGGCAAGGCCGGATAATTACATTGCGCAGAATACCCTATCGCTGTCGACCTGCCCGACCTTTATCGATAACGGCCTCGCGCCGCGCCATATCGACCTGCGCCCGTTTGCGTTGTGTGGGGCGGATATCCGTCTGGTGCCGGGCGGCTTAACCCGTGTGGCGCTGACCGAAGGTTCGCTGGTGGTGAACTCATCGCAGGGCGGTGGCACCAAGGATACCTGGGTTCTGGAGGATGACGCATCATGCTAA